The genome window CTGCAGCACTTCCGTGGCTTCGGGTTCGGCTTCACCCGGCGTCGGAGCCACTGCGACAAACAGATGCAGCCGCTCGTTGCAAAATCCTGGAGCGGTGAAGAACGACCACAGCTTGCGCATCTCGCGGCAGCGATAGCCGGTCTCCTCGATCAACTCGCGCGTGGCGCACGCCATTGGGTCCTCACCGCGCTCCAACTTGCCCGCCGGAACCTCCCACAACGAGAGGCCCGTTGCCGGACGATACTGCCACACCAAGACGATTGTGTTCGGCGTGGGTTGCACGATGATCGCGACACCGCCGTTGTGTTCCACAATTTCGACATTAGAGCGCGCGCCATTGTCGTATTCGACATCATCGACGCGTAGGTTGATGACCCGGCCCTCGAAGATTCGGCGGGTCCCATGTATCTTCGCCACGAACTCTCCTTTTCCAATCGCATTCCCGTCGTTCCAAGGAGATTCATGCGCGAAGTCGTCATCGTCGCCGCAGCCCGGACGCCCGTCGGCAGATACGGCGGCATACTCAAGAGCGTCCGTCCAGACGACATGTCGGCGGTCA of Candidatus Eremiobacteraceae bacterium contains these proteins:
- a CDS encoding NUDIX hydrolase, with product MAKIHGTRRIFEGRVINLRVDDVEYDNGARSNVEIVEHNGGVAIIVQPTPNTIVLVWQYRPATGLSLWEVPAGKLERGEDPMACATRELIEETGYRCREMRKLWSFFTAPGFCNERLHLFVAVAPTPGEAEPEATEVLQPLEFKLEEAWAMVQRDEIPDAKTLIALRWCLSQPR